In Syngnathus acus unplaced genomic scaffold, fSynAcu1.2, whole genome shotgun sequence, the following are encoded in one genomic region:
- the LOC119119358 gene encoding lymphocyte antigen 75-like, producing the protein MGGDLLSITSSAEEDFVKGTMGEDTPFWLGLSNQKCDKFWCRFEDGSQNLTWSDGETMNHTNWASNQLESADVASCAYVNQGGRGEPGKWRSGSCLSSLAYMCKRPLSKPARL; encoded by the exons ATGGGCGGCgacctgctctccatcacctcctcggccgaggaggacttTGTGAAGGGCACCATGGGCGAGGACACCCccttctggctgggactctccaaccag aaaTGCGACAAGTTCTGGTGTCGCTTTGAAGACGGGAGCCAGAATCTGACCTGGTCCGATGGCGAGACAATGAATCACACCAACTGGGCCTCAAATCAACTCGAAAG CGCCGACGTTGCatcctgcgcctacgtcaaccaagggggAAGGGGTGAGCCCGGCAAGTGGCGGTCTGGCTCCTGTCTTTCCTCgttggcctacatgtgcaaacggccgctGAGTAAGCCTGCACGTTTGTAA